One Solibacillus sp. R5-41 DNA segment encodes these proteins:
- a CDS encoding copper amine oxidase N-terminal domain-containing protein, which yields MKVKVILTFFTFTLFLAFGYTAHAENLYDSYKDVTEFDLKNSMILSSESSMAFINGQKVSAVQPIVKDGRTLVPLRFISEGFGAKVEYNTKNQVITIKHANKTISLKIGENNISINEKSSEMDVAASIYNNTTYIPLRDIGEAFNKKVVYLKKAEIQPYSLIIIRDINASAIENFNIIRAVKLLFEGKSIVYSDRFMAIIKENGHLLVSNDFYYFEPFVYQELIEDKNSVRLGDIWFNTDMGHFYLNYAYNTTRESILYRVDGEVITRVAIEKAPIKAVKTYLNDVYYLTRYERGILDAHETSNLKSATFNNGQWFSDYLGKPGFYYGFDTLGKVYDWKINDNGISTFGYQRSGDLSSDERKKTFGHYRIELKGQHHELVSP from the coding sequence ATGAAAGTGAAAGTTATTCTCACATTTTTTACTTTTACATTGTTCCTAGCTTTTGGTTACACGGCACACGCAGAAAATCTTTATGACTCTTATAAAGATGTAACAGAATTTGACTTGAAAAATAGTATGATTCTTTCTTCTGAAAGTTCCATGGCATTTATTAATGGGCAGAAGGTATCAGCCGTTCAGCCGATTGTTAAAGATGGCAGAACATTAGTACCCCTTCGTTTTATTTCTGAAGGATTTGGTGCAAAGGTAGAGTATAATACAAAAAATCAGGTCATTACTATTAAACACGCTAATAAAACCATATCACTGAAAATAGGGGAGAATAATATTTCTATAAATGAGAAATCAAGCGAAATGGATGTGGCTGCAAGCATTTACAACAATACAACGTATATTCCTTTAAGGGATATTGGTGAGGCATTTAATAAAAAAGTAGTCTATTTAAAAAAAGCAGAAATTCAACCATATAGTTTGATTATAATTAGAGATATTAACGCCTCAGCAATCGAAAACTTTAATATTATCCGCGCCGTTAAATTACTATTCGAAGGGAAATCTATTGTCTATAGTGATCGTTTTATGGCAATCATTAAAGAAAACGGTCACTTATTAGTTAGCAATGATTTCTATTATTTTGAGCCTTTTGTTTATCAGGAATTGATTGAGGATAAAAACTCGGTTCGACTTGGAGATATTTGGTTTAATACAGATATGGGCCATTTTTATTTGAATTATGCCTATAACACAACGCGGGAATCTATATTATACCGTGTGGATGGAGAAGTGATTACAAGGGTAGCAATTGAAAAAGCACCGATAAAGGCAGTAAAAACATATTTAAACGATGTCTATTATTTGACGAGATATGAGCGTGGTATACTTGATGCTCATGAAACAAGTAATTTAAAATCTGCAACGTTTAACAATGGACAATGGTTTTCCGATTATTTAGGTAAGCCTGGATTTTATTACGGCTTTGACACATTAGGTAAGGTCTATGATTGGAAAATTAATGATAACGGTATCTCTACATTTGGCTATCAACGCTCTGGAGATCTAAGTTCTGATGAAAGAAAAAAAACGTTTGGACATTATAGAATCGAACTGAAAGGGCAGCACCATGAGCTTGTATCGCCATAA
- a CDS encoding spore germination protein, with product MDISENDNLSKETTAQFLSTSLLKNIQTIKDSLGNSNDIIIREFMIGKPIEIPIAIIFTDGLADNTSITDFILENIIKNFEIQSETTLQDIELRLKTQCLSVGSIKDIVDFPSLFNAILNGDTVILLDGSSKGISTSTKNAKDRAISEPATESVIRGPRESFTETLRTNTALIRRKIKSPNLWIKSRVIGKVTQTEVAVMYINGIANEEIIQEVLDRLDQIDIDSILESGYIEQLIQDSKFSLFPTVFNSERPDVIAGDLLEGKIAILVDGTPFVLIVPALFTSFLQSAEDYSQNAFVSSFIRLIRFLGISLALVAPALYISLTTFHHEMIPTPLLISIYAQREGVPFPAFVEAIIMEIAFEVLREAGLRMPRMIGPAISIVGTLIIGQAAVEAGIVSAAMVIIVALTAISSFLFPAYGLSNSIRMLRFPLMVLAAMFGLFGIFIGLMLLIIHLCSLRSFGVPYMSPFAPLIPKDQKDALIILPRSSLLTRPRLISQTNNVRGRKNK from the coding sequence GTGGATATTTCAGAAAATGATAACCTATCGAAAGAAACGACAGCTCAATTTCTTTCTACATCTCTCCTGAAAAATATACAAACCATAAAAGATTCACTAGGTAATAGTAATGATATTATTATCCGTGAATTTATGATTGGAAAACCTATTGAGATACCAATAGCTATTATCTTTACGGATGGTCTTGCCGATAATACTTCGATTACAGATTTTATACTAGAAAATATTATTAAAAATTTTGAGATACAATCTGAAACAACCTTACAAGATATTGAATTGCGATTAAAAACTCAGTGTTTATCTGTGGGGAGTATAAAAGATATAGTTGATTTCCCATCATTGTTTAACGCAATTTTAAACGGGGATACCGTAATATTACTAGATGGTAGCTCAAAAGGCATCTCAACAAGTACAAAAAATGCCAAAGACAGAGCCATATCAGAGCCTGCAACCGAGTCTGTAATTAGAGGACCTAGAGAATCCTTTACGGAAACTTTAAGAACCAATACCGCCTTAATTAGACGTAAAATTAAAAGCCCCAACCTTTGGATAAAATCTAGAGTTATTGGTAAAGTTACGCAAACGGAAGTAGCTGTAATGTATATAAATGGCATAGCAAATGAAGAAATAATTCAGGAAGTACTTGATAGATTAGATCAAATAGACATTGATAGTATATTAGAGAGTGGTTATATTGAACAATTAATTCAAGATTCTAAGTTCAGCTTATTTCCTACTGTTTTTAATTCAGAACGCCCAGATGTAATTGCTGGAGACTTACTTGAAGGAAAAATAGCCATTTTAGTAGATGGTACACCATTTGTGTTAATTGTACCTGCATTATTCACGTCTTTTTTGCAATCTGCAGAAGATTATTCTCAAAATGCATTTGTCAGTTCGTTTATTCGTCTTATTAGATTTTTAGGAATTAGCCTTGCATTAGTTGCTCCTGCTCTCTATATTTCTCTAACGACTTTTCATCATGAAATGATTCCAACACCCTTACTCATTAGTATATACGCACAAAGAGAAGGTGTTCCATTCCCTGCATTTGTTGAGGCAATAATTATGGAAATTGCATTTGAAGTTTTAAGGGAAGCAGGTTTAAGGATGCCTAGGATGATTGGACCCGCAATCTCTATAGTAGGAACATTAATCATTGGTCAAGCAGCCGTCGAGGCAGGAATTGTTTCAGCAGCTATGGTTATTATTGTAGCTCTAACGGCAATAAGTAGTTTCCTTTTTCCAGCATACGGCCTATCTAATTCTATACGTATGTTACGCTTCCCTTTAATGGTCTTAGCAGCTATGTTTGGACTTTTTGGAATCTTTATAGGACTAATGTTACTAATTATTCATTTATGTAGTTTACGTTCATTTGGCGTCCCATACATGAGCCCGTTTGCACCTTTAATTCCTAAAGATCAAAAGGATGCATTAATAATACTCCCTCGTAGTTCATTACTTACTCGTCCTAGATTGATTAGTCAAACTAATAATGTGAGAGGTCGTAAAAATAAGTGA
- a CDS encoding helix-turn-helix transcriptional regulator, with translation MEIELIEKQLKAVADANRLKILACLKKGEVCVCDFTNVLGISQPAVSQHLRKLKEAGIIAERKVGTWKHYRIHENQTTLMQSILASIDGDWTCGCKIDCVCVEG, from the coding sequence ATGGAAATTGAACTAATTGAGAAACAATTAAAAGCTGTCGCAGATGCGAACCGATTGAAAATCCTTGCTTGTTTAAAAAAAGGAGAGGTATGTGTTTGTGATTTTACGAATGTATTAGGTATATCACAGCCAGCGGTTAGTCAGCATTTAAGGAAGTTAAAAGAGGCTGGCATCATTGCAGAGCGTAAAGTTGGAACATGGAAGCATTATCGTATTCATGAGAATCAAACTACGTTAATGCAAAGCATACTGGCTTCCATCGATGGAGATTGGACTTGTGGTTGTAAAATTGATTGTGTATGTGTGGAGGGTTAA
- a CDS encoding Ger(x)C family spore germination protein, with product MKNKLFILTIISLLLILSGCWSKRELNELALVAALGIDYIDGEYAISVQVINPGQVSSNKPGEGQAPVVTYHGKGKTVFEAIRKLLAASPRKLYFAHMQMVIFGDELASTGLRDAVDFLARDQEIRNDYSVIISKQATAKDVLNVLTPIEKVPANKMSNSLKGAEDAWGSTLEVDIDDLMSALGGKNPSFVISAIEVHGDKNLGIDKTNVERVETPVLLKFTGLAIFKEDKLLGYIDEYESKSFNYLNDNIKSTIEIISCPSGGELTTEITQSKTKTKGIIKNSQPTINISIDIVQNVAEVKCDIDLSEIKMMDWINNQTEKYIKKNITHVLEILQENYQADVLGFGEAIRRADPKEWKKISDNWQTIYPEVEVNVKVNVNTHGFGTIKNTKLKE from the coding sequence ATGAAAAATAAACTATTCATTTTAACAATCATCTCTCTACTTTTAATTTTAAGTGGTTGTTGGAGTAAACGTGAATTAAATGAATTAGCTCTTGTTGCCGCGCTCGGTATTGATTATATAGATGGTGAATACGCCATTTCTGTACAAGTAATTAACCCAGGACAAGTTTCCTCCAATAAACCTGGAGAGGGACAAGCACCAGTGGTCACCTACCACGGTAAAGGAAAAACAGTATTTGAAGCGATTAGAAAATTATTAGCAGCTTCCCCGAGAAAATTGTATTTTGCACATATGCAAATGGTTATTTTCGGGGATGAATTGGCAAGTACTGGATTAAGGGATGCCGTTGATTTTCTAGCTAGAGATCAAGAGATACGGAACGATTATTCTGTCATCATATCTAAACAAGCCACTGCAAAAGATGTATTAAATGTACTAACGCCTATTGAAAAAGTTCCTGCCAATAAAATGTCAAATTCATTAAAAGGTGCGGAAGATGCATGGGGCTCAACATTGGAAGTTGATATTGATGATTTAATGTCAGCTTTAGGAGGAAAGAACCCCTCTTTTGTAATATCAGCCATTGAAGTTCATGGGGATAAAAACTTAGGAATAGACAAAACAAATGTAGAGAGAGTTGAAACTCCCGTACTTCTTAAATTTACTGGCCTCGCAATTTTTAAAGAGGATAAATTATTAGGTTATATTGATGAGTATGAAAGTAAAAGTTTTAATTATTTAAACGATAATATTAAATCAACAATTGAAATTATCTCTTGTCCTTCAGGTGGCGAGTTAACAACCGAAATTACTCAATCTAAAACGAAAACGAAAGGGATAATTAAGAACAGCCAGCCTACAATCAATATTAGCATTGATATTGTTCAAAATGTCGCCGAGGTCAAATGTGATATTGATTTATCAGAAATAAAAATGATGGATTGGATTAATAATCAAACTGAGAAGTACATTAAAAAAAATATTACTCACGTGCTGGAAATTCTCCAAGAAAATTATCAAGCAGATGTACTTGGTTTTGGTGAAGCGATTCGTCGTGCAGACCCGAAAGAATGGAAAAAAATTAGTGACAACTGGCAAACGATTTATCCTGAGGTAGAAGTAAATGTTAAGGTTAATGTCAATACACACGGGTTTGGGACTATTAAAAACACAAAATTAAAGGAGTAA